Proteins found in one Aethina tumida isolate Nest 87 chromosome 1, icAetTumi1.1, whole genome shotgun sequence genomic segment:
- the LOC126264336 gene encoding uncharacterized protein LOC126264336 has product MLQYIIYSVFICAIHGKSVYRDNTNNTAVLISRYAKVSHYGQNDTQNIQQGRSNSGQSLWTHRSDATVASGQNLKKIPQQRISYHYASAKTDEGNKKEVIPGIGEVIQDRFNPKPYFFGNGNGDSAPNPVYSPPAKQVDAKPSTADSSPPKPPANLYTSPYSSYNPPNVLNPVDYQDNGPVYPPNTPPTPKPTQDSYAGPPPDSLVGGIYDKKPDTTISEPPKPTHTAPLLPLAPPSEESMPDHPMPPESPMPDSHHSHSYDGPPNYPPKSEDDIYYPPDNPHETIVDHPPNGPPPMGSAPPPPPPPSIDSKPDMAEDDLSPPPADSPDLRFPSYLYDHGHGHDQPPYDFYHDHHVYEEVEHPTTPAPQEDKRVSSSHYSYYYLGRKLWYIPLYFSIYFVLYVTVLILKSIARHKIEFRHHFDNDDKRKARNLDLDTVHKNVTSSINAARLKYM; this is encoded by the exons ATGTTacaatacattatttacagtgTTTTTATTTGTGCTATACACGGTAAAAGTGTGTATCGTGATAATACCAACAACACCGCTGTCTTGATTTCAAGATATGCAAAAGTTAGTCATTATGGACAAAATGACACTCAAAATATACAGCAAGGACGCAGCAATAGTGGCCAATCATTGTGGACCCACAG aTCAGATGCCACTGTTGCCAgtggtcaaaatttaaaaaagataccACAGCAAAGAATATCGTACCATTATGCCTCAGCCAAAACGGATGAAGGAAATAAAAAGGAAGTAATTCCGGGGATAGGAGAAGTAATTCAGGACAGATTCAACCCTAAACCATACTTTTTTGGAAATGGGAACGGCGACAGTGCACCTAACCCTGTATATTCTCCTCCTGCAAAACAAGTTGATGCAAAACCATCTACAGCGGATTCCTCTCCACCAAAACCACCGGCAAATTTATACACGTCTCCATATAGTTCATACAATCCACCCAACGTGTTAAATCCTGTTGATTATCAAGATAATGGCCCCGTTTATCCTCCCAATACTCCACCTACTCCTAAACCCACTCAAGATTCATACGCTGGACCTCCTCCTGATTCTCTAGTTGGGGGTATATACGATAAGAAACCGGATACCACTATTTCCGAGCCTCCAAAACCAACCCATACGGCACCCTTGCTACCCCTAGCTCCACCTTCTGAGGAAAGCATGCCAGATCATCCAATGCCCCCAGAATCCCCAATGCCCGATTCTCATCACAGCCACTCGTACGACGGACCTCCAAATTACCCACCAAAAAGCGAAGACGACATCTACTATCCCCCTGATAATCCTCACGAAACAATTGTCGATCATCCACCGAACGGACCTCCACCAATGGGCAGtgcaccaccaccaccaccaccaccgtcAATTGATAGTAAGCCCGATATGGCCGAAGATGATTTGTCACCACCTCCAGCCGACAGCCCCGATTTACGATTCCCTTCTTATCTTTATGACCATGGCCATGGTCACGATCAGCCTCCTTATGATTTTTACCATGACCATCACGTCTACGAAGAAGTCGAACACCCTACCACTCCAGCTCCACAGGAAGACAAAAGGGTCAGCAGCAGCCACTACAGTTACTATTATTTGGGCAGGAAGCTCTGGTACATACCTctgtatttcagtatttactTCGTCTTGTACGTGACTGTGCTAATTTTGAAAAGCATCGCCAGGCACAAGATAGAGTTTAGGCACCACTTCGACAACGACGACAAGAGGAAGGCCAGGAATTTAGATTTAGATACCGTACACAAAAATGTAACGTCTTCGATTAATGCCGctcgtttaaaatatatgtaa